One window of the Chryseobacterium camelliae genome contains the following:
- a CDS encoding 3-oxoacyl-ACP synthase III family protein: protein MPNTIIIGSGSYIPSRIIGRDFFLDSEFYTEDGIKIDKPAAETIGKFVEITEIENRRFIEDDLSNSQIGYEAAKKALEDANIDGEELDYIIYASNFGEVTPHGYADFMPTMAARVKNKLGIRNRKCVTYDMLFGCPGWVEAIILADTLIKAKTAKTILVIGGETLSRVTDPYDRNRMIFADGAGAVVVQATEQENVGIIAHNTICDNGPELDYLANGPSINKESDQTRLFVRMQGRKIYEYALKNVPVAIKETIDDAGLSITDINKILIHQANAKMDYAMIERLHKLYEIKDYDHSISPMTIQEFGNSSVATIPTMFDLIVKGKMEGQSFKDKGNIVMTSVGAGMNINAIVYRFP from the coding sequence ATGCCGAATACGATCATCATTGGTTCCGGGTCTTACATTCCCAGCCGAATTATTGGTAGAGATTTCTTTCTAGATTCAGAGTTTTACACGGAAGACGGAATAAAGATTGACAAACCTGCTGCAGAAACTATCGGGAAATTTGTAGAAATTACGGAAATCGAAAACCGCAGATTCATAGAAGATGATCTTTCGAATTCGCAAATCGGTTACGAAGCGGCCAAAAAAGCGCTTGAAGATGCCAACATCGACGGTGAAGAGCTGGATTATATTATTTATGCCAGCAATTTCGGAGAAGTTACACCTCACGGGTATGCCGATTTCATGCCGACCATGGCTGCAAGAGTTAAAAACAAACTTGGAATCCGGAACAGAAAATGCGTTACGTATGATATGCTTTTCGGATGTCCGGGATGGGTGGAAGCCATAATCCTTGCCGACACCCTGATCAAAGCCAAAACCGCTAAAACCATCCTTGTTATCGGTGGCGAAACATTAAGTCGTGTAACCGATCCTTATGACAGGAACAGGATGATTTTTGCCGACGGCGCAGGTGCTGTTGTGGTTCAGGCTACCGAGCAGGAAAATGTGGGAATCATTGCTCATAATACGATCTGTGATAACGGGCCCGAGCTGGATTACCTGGCGAACGGACCTTCCATCAATAAAGAATCCGACCAGACCAGACTCTTCGTAAGAATGCAGGGAAGAAAAATTTATGAGTACGCGCTTAAAAATGTTCCCGTAGCCATTAAAGAAACCATTGACGATGCAGGACTTTCCATCACGGATATTAACAAGATCCTGATCCACCAGGCGAATGCCAAAATGGACTATGCGATGATCGAAAGGCTTCATAAGCTGTATGAAATCAAAGATTACGACCACAGCATCTCCCCGATGACGATCCAGGAGTTCGGAAATTCATCCGTGGCCACCATTCCTACCATGTTCGATCTTATCGTTAAAGGAAAAATGGAGGGTCAATCGTTTAAAGATAAAGGCAACATAGTGATGACTTCGGTGGGAGCCGGAATGAACATCAATGCTATTGTTTACCGATTTCCTTAA
- the ubiE gene encoding bifunctional demethylmenaquinone methyltransferase/2-methoxy-6-polyprenyl-1,4-benzoquinol methylase UbiE produces MAKDINQVTPYNSEATKKSQVEDMFDNIAPKYDLLNHVLSMKIDVLWRNILVKWMKKDEPREVLDVATGTGDLAIAVQKGTQARVVGLDLSQQMLNVGVIKIKKLNLDGKISMQKGDAENLSFEDNRFDAVSVAFGVRNFENLTKGLAELRRVVKDNKSVYILEFSKVEGFMGPLYMFYFKNILPAIGRLVSKDNRAYTYLPDSVNAFPYGEKMKQILLDTGFKKVEYKKLSLGIATIYKATK; encoded by the coding sequence TTGGCAAAAGATATCAATCAAGTAACGCCCTACAATTCTGAGGCTACCAAAAAGAGCCAGGTAGAGGATATGTTCGACAATATTGCACCTAAATATGATCTTCTGAATCATGTTTTATCCATGAAAATTGACGTTTTATGGAGGAATATCCTGGTGAAATGGATGAAAAAAGATGAACCCCGCGAAGTGCTGGATGTGGCTACAGGAACGGGTGATCTGGCCATTGCGGTTCAGAAGGGAACACAGGCCAGAGTAGTTGGTTTGGATTTATCGCAACAAATGTTAAATGTTGGCGTTATTAAAATAAAAAAACTTAATTTAGACGGCAAAATTTCAATGCAAAAGGGCGATGCGGAAAATCTTTCATTTGAAGACAACCGCTTTGACGCAGTATCCGTTGCATTCGGAGTAAGGAATTTTGAAAATCTTACCAAAGGTTTAGCAGAGCTAAGAAGGGTTGTGAAGGATAACAAGAGTGTGTATATACTGGAGTTTTCAAAGGTTGAGGGTTTTATGGGGCCACTGTATATGTTTTATTTTAAAAATATCCTGCCGGCCATCGGCAGACTGGTGTCTAAGGACAACAGGGCATACACATACCTCCCGGATTCTGTAAATGCTTTTCCGTATGGGGAGAAAATGAAGCAGATTCTTTTAGATACAGGATTTAAAAAAGTTGAATATAAAAAACTAAGTTTAGGTATAGCCACAATTTATAAAGCAACAAAGTAA
- a CDS encoding porin family protein encodes MNKFLLKALVLASVNVAVLSNAQFRTRNRMDKLEEFDQQTFSWGFYLNGNRLDYRIVLNPRYGMNGNQNLVTSKESYSFGAGLIGKWRLNDYLDLRLEPGLQFAQRQLTFNTQSNDIYANGSLTNAPFTPIPLTEKDRVRDVKSTLVDIPVLLELHGDRWYNSRPYVAAGVNYIVNLQSNSDSTDDNRQQVFRSTTHNFAWSAEMGVQFYFNKFKLTPAIRGTFIMNNEIVADNATTPPYWTAAMSTLQTRAVMFVLKFE; translated from the coding sequence ATGAATAAATTTCTATTAAAAGCACTGGTTTTAGCCTCAGTAAATGTTGCCGTGTTATCCAACGCGCAATTCAGAACCCGAAACAGAATGGACAAACTGGAAGAGTTTGATCAGCAGACATTCAGCTGGGGGTTCTACTTAAACGGCAACAGGCTGGATTACCGCATCGTCCTCAACCCGAGATACGGTATGAATGGCAATCAGAATCTTGTGACCTCTAAAGAAAGTTATAGCTTCGGCGCCGGATTGATCGGTAAATGGAGGCTGAACGACTATTTGGATCTCAGACTGGAGCCGGGCTTGCAATTTGCTCAAAGGCAGCTTACTTTCAATACCCAATCCAATGACATCTATGCCAACGGAAGCTTAACGAATGCTCCTTTTACCCCGATTCCGTTAACGGAGAAAGACCGGGTAAGGGATGTAAAATCAACTCTGGTGGATATTCCGGTATTGCTGGAGCTTCACGGTGACCGGTGGTACAATTCCAGGCCTTATGTGGCAGCCGGGGTCAACTATATCGTTAACCTGCAGTCCAATTCAGACTCTACGGATGATAACCGTCAGCAGGTATTCAGGTCTACCACCCATAATTTCGCATGGTCTGCGGAAATGGGGGTCCAGTTCTACTTCAATAAATTTAAGCTTACACCTGCCATCAGGGGAACCTTTATCATGAACAATGAGATTGTGGCAGATAACGCTACGACACCGCCATACTGGACGGCTGCTATGTCTACGTTGCAGACCAGGGCAGTAATGTTCGTGTTGAAATTCGAATAA
- a CDS encoding cell division protein ZapA, whose translation MEVRRITINIAGRVYPLNVPAAEEETLRKVGKQIENMIKDFEQNFDVRDKQDALAMCALKLGTNAEVVSANYDKTVHSASERLAKIAQSLNEVKE comes from the coding sequence ATGGAAGTAAGAAGAATTACCATTAATATCGCCGGAAGGGTATATCCGCTGAATGTTCCCGCAGCAGAAGAAGAAACGCTGCGTAAAGTGGGGAAGCAGATTGAAAATATGATCAAAGATTTTGAACAGAATTTTGATGTAAGAGACAAACAGGATGCCCTGGCCATGTGTGCCCTTAAGCTGGGAACCAATGCCGAAGTGGTATCTGCGAACTATGATAAGACCGTACATTCTGCCAGCGAAAGATTAGCAAAAATTGCACAATCGTTGAACGAAGTAAAGGAATAA
- the rny gene encoding ribonuclease Y has translation MIEFIIGAICLVIGAVAGILFSKSSLNTKGKFIIDDAKKNAENLIEKANVQAESIKKEKNLQAKEKFLELKSQHDADIQAREKKMQEVEKRIKDKEHKLNDDLSKVGKLEKDLDKQIADYAKKNEILEKKQHDLDTATAKKVEILEKIANYTAEEAKAELVETMKAEAKTRAQAHVQSIMEEAQLNAKSEARKIVIQTIQRIGTEQAIENSVSVFNIESDEVKGRIIGREGRNIRALEAVTGVEIIVDDTPEAILLSCFDPVRREIARLSLHRLVTDGRIHPARIEEVVEKTRKQIEEEIIEVGKRTIIDLGIHGLHPELIKIIGRMKYRSSYGQNLLQHSREVANIAATMAAELGLNVKLAKRAGLLHDIGKVPEQESELPHALLGMQWAEKYGENPEVVNAIGAHHDEIEMKSLLSPIIQVADAISGARPGARRQVLESYIQRLKDLESAALSFDGVSSAYAIQAGRELRVMVESGKVNDEVASQLSYDISEKIQNELTYPGQVKVTVIRETRAVNIAR, from the coding sequence ATGATAGAATTTATAATCGGCGCTATTTGCCTGGTAATCGGTGCAGTTGCAGGGATCCTATTCTCTAAAAGCTCACTTAATACTAAAGGGAAATTCATTATTGACGATGCCAAGAAAAATGCCGAAAATCTTATAGAAAAAGCCAATGTACAGGCGGAATCCATAAAGAAAGAGAAAAACCTTCAGGCTAAGGAAAAATTCCTGGAGCTGAAATCACAGCATGATGCTGATATCCAGGCCCGAGAAAAGAAAATGCAGGAAGTTGAAAAAAGGATCAAAGACAAGGAGCATAAACTTAATGATGACCTCAGTAAGGTAGGAAAGCTTGAAAAAGACCTTGACAAACAGATTGCAGACTATGCCAAGAAGAATGAGATCTTAGAAAAGAAACAGCACGACCTGGATACGGCTACCGCTAAAAAAGTGGAAATCCTGGAAAAAATCGCCAACTATACTGCCGAGGAAGCCAAAGCAGAACTGGTAGAGACCATGAAGGCTGAAGCCAAAACCAGAGCACAGGCACACGTTCAGAGCATCATGGAAGAAGCCCAGCTGAATGCTAAAAGCGAAGCCAGAAAGATCGTTATCCAGACCATCCAGAGGATCGGAACCGAGCAGGCTATTGAAAACTCCGTCTCCGTATTCAATATAGAATCCGATGAGGTGAAAGGAAGAATCATTGGTAGGGAAGGTAGAAATATCCGTGCCCTTGAAGCTGTTACCGGCGTTGAAATCATTGTTGACGATACTCCGGAAGCCATCCTTCTTTCATGCTTTGACCCTGTAAGAAGGGAAATCGCAAGATTATCCCTCCACAGGCTGGTAACAGACGGAAGAATCCACCCGGCAAGAATTGAGGAAGTCGTGGAAAAGACAAGGAAACAGATCGAAGAGGAAATCATTGAAGTAGGAAAGAGGACTATCATCGACCTGGGTATCCACGGATTGCACCCTGAGCTGATCAAGATCATCGGTAGAATGAAATACCGTTCCTCATATGGACAGAACCTGTTGCAGCACTCCAGGGAAGTAGCGAATATCGCTGCTACGATGGCTGCTGAATTAGGACTGAATGTAAAACTGGCGAAAAGAGCAGGCCTTTTACACGATATCGGTAAAGTTCCTGAACAGGAGTCTGAACTTCCTCACGCATTACTCGGTATGCAGTGGGCTGAAAAATACGGGGAGAATCCTGAGGTGGTAAATGCCATCGGAGCCCACCACGATGAGATCGAAATGAAGTCGTTACTATCTCCGATCATCCAGGTAGCCGATGCGATTTCAGGGGCAAGGCCGGGCGCAAGACGTCAGGTGCTTGAATCTTATATCCAGAGGCTGAAAGACCTGGAATCTGCTGCATTGAGCTTCGACGGAGTATCCAGTGCGTACGCGATCCAGGCGGGTAGAGAACTTAGGGTAATGGTAGAAAGCGGAAAAGTAAATGATGAAGTCGCTTCCCAGCTTTCCTATGATATTTCCGAAAAGATCCAGAATGAGCTTACCTATCCGGGACAGGTTAAAGTAACCGTAATCCGGGAGACCAGAGCCGTGAATATTGCGAGATAA
- a CDS encoding MFS transporter codes for MQELSLSSKIKHILSIPVIISALGYFVDIYDLLLFGIVRIPSLKDLGLNPDTDGTFILNCQMAGLLIGGIFWGIFGDKKGRLSVLFGSILVYSLANIACGFLPYFPKTHLEYQYAALRFIAGIGLAGELGAGITLVSESLPKNLRAIGTSVVAGFGLMGAVVAQLTVELAGGWNISYIIGGVLGIALLFLRISVSESGIYKTMEHKAVSKGNFLSFFTHKDRFIRYLKCIAVGLPTWYCIGILAVLANQFAPELGIRDISPGKAIMWAYVGISVGDLLSGFISHALKSRKMAIFYMLAFTVVGVASMLFGHTDSETKYYLFCVWLGLGTGYWAMFVTLAAEQFGTNIRNTATTTVPNMVRGLVPVMIFAFDFFKKDFSVVISAAIVGVIVFGLAFYSSFTISETHNKDLDFTE; via the coding sequence ATGCAGGAACTTTCTTTATCGTCAAAGATCAAACACATACTTTCCATTCCCGTGATCATTTCTGCTTTAGGGTACTTTGTAGACATTTATGACCTTTTGCTGTTCGGCATTGTACGGATCCCAAGTCTCAAAGACCTCGGACTGAACCCGGATACTGACGGAACCTTTATCCTGAACTGCCAGATGGCCGGCCTGCTGATCGGTGGGATATTTTGGGGTATTTTCGGTGATAAAAAAGGACGGCTCTCCGTTCTTTTCGGGTCTATCCTCGTGTATTCGCTGGCTAATATTGCCTGCGGATTCCTGCCCTATTTTCCTAAAACCCACCTGGAGTACCAATATGCAGCTTTAAGGTTTATTGCAGGTATCGGGCTGGCCGGAGAACTGGGAGCGGGCATTACCCTGGTTTCCGAAAGCCTGCCGAAGAATCTTAGGGCAATAGGGACTTCCGTGGTTGCCGGTTTCGGGTTGATGGGAGCGGTAGTTGCCCAACTGACGGTAGAACTGGCCGGCGGATGGAATATTTCCTATATCATTGGCGGTGTTCTGGGTATTGCACTCCTTTTTCTGAGGATCAGTGTTTCAGAATCCGGGATTTACAAAACAATGGAGCATAAGGCTGTTTCAAAAGGCAATTTCCTCTCTTTCTTTACCCATAAAGACCGGTTCATACGGTATCTGAAATGCATCGCCGTGGGATTGCCTACGTGGTACTGCATCGGCATCCTGGCCGTTCTGGCGAATCAGTTTGCTCCTGAGCTGGGAATCAGGGATATCAGCCCTGGTAAGGCTATTATGTGGGCTTACGTAGGTATTTCAGTAGGGGATCTGCTGAGCGGTTTTATTTCCCACGCACTGAAGTCCCGGAAAATGGCCATTTTTTATATGCTGGCTTTTACCGTTGTGGGGGTGGCCAGCATGCTGTTCGGCCATACGGATTCCGAGACCAAATATTATCTGTTCTGCGTTTGGCTCGGCCTGGGAACAGGCTATTGGGCTATGTTTGTAACGCTTGCGGCAGAGCAGTTCGGAACCAACATCAGGAATACGGCAACCACGACTGTCCCGAATATGGTCAGGGGACTTGTTCCGGTCATGATTTTTGCTTTTGATTTTTTTAAGAAAGATTTCTCCGTGGTAATCAGTGCTGCGATTGTAGGGGTGATTGTATTCGGGCTTGCCTTTTATTCTTCCTTTACCATATCGGAAACCCACAATAAGGATCTTGATTTTACAGAATAA
- a CDS encoding voltage-gated chloride channel family protein, with the protein MLFNIRFFFRKYPALPYVLKWLCISLVIGALVGTASAGFLISLQWATDFRENHLWLIGLLPVAGMAVGLLYHYWGKEVEAGNNLLLNTINDPAKTIPFRMAPFVYLGTVMTHFFGGSAGREGTALQMAGAISDQLSRPFSLNRDDRKTLLMAAIAAGFGSVFGTPLAGAVFALEILFIGKIRYHAIFPVFVSAVLASLMTDLWGAKHTHYHIGKIPAPDFLPVIYSIIAGMVFGICAAAFSKLLHKTGAVLRARIAFPPLRPFIGGIIVALAVFALGTTRYIGLGIPVITESFQHRLPMYDFALKMAFTIITLAAGFKGGEVTPLFFIGAALGSALSLFIPLPFGLLAGMGFVAVFAGATNTPLACILMGIELFGAECGIYVAIACVVSYLFSGHNSIYSQQKIGSEKNSRYRNDRDKSFSDL; encoded by the coding sequence GTGTTATTTAACATCAGGTTTTTCTTCAGGAAATATCCGGCATTGCCTTATGTGCTGAAATGGCTGTGCATCAGCTTAGTCATCGGAGCATTGGTAGGGACCGCTTCCGCAGGTTTTCTCATTTCCCTTCAATGGGCTACGGATTTCAGGGAAAACCATCTCTGGCTTATCGGGCTTTTACCTGTTGCAGGTATGGCTGTTGGGCTTTTATACCATTACTGGGGCAAGGAGGTGGAAGCCGGGAATAACCTTCTGCTGAATACCATTAATGATCCCGCAAAAACGATTCCGTTCAGAATGGCACCTTTCGTTTACCTGGGCACCGTGATGACACACTTTTTCGGGGGTTCGGCTGGGCGTGAAGGAACGGCGCTTCAGATGGCAGGAGCCATTTCGGATCAGCTTTCCAGACCTTTCAGCCTTAACCGTGATGACAGAAAAACACTGCTGATGGCAGCCATCGCGGCCGGTTTCGGGTCTGTATTCGGGACGCCACTGGCCGGAGCCGTTTTTGCCCTGGAAATACTGTTCATCGGGAAAATCCGGTACCATGCTATCTTTCCGGTTTTTGTTTCCGCAGTCCTGGCCAGCCTCATGACGGATCTCTGGGGAGCAAAGCATACCCATTACCACATCGGAAAAATCCCTGCTCCTGATTTTTTACCGGTAATATACAGCATTATCGCGGGAATGGTCTTCGGGATCTGCGCAGCAGCATTCAGTAAGCTGCTCCATAAAACGGGCGCGGTGTTAAGAGCAAGGATAGCATTTCCGCCGCTTCGTCCGTTCATCGGAGGAATTATAGTTGCTTTGGCTGTTTTTGCATTGGGAACAACACGTTATATAGGCCTCGGAATTCCGGTCATCACGGAATCATTTCAACACCGTCTTCCGATGTATGATTTTGCCTTAAAAATGGCTTTTACCATCATCACTCTTGCCGCAGGTTTTAAAGGCGGGGAAGTTACCCCGCTGTTCTTCATAGGCGCAGCATTGGGCAGCGCCTTATCCCTTTTCATTCCGCTCCCGTTCGGATTACTTGCCGGAATGGGTTTTGTGGCCGTATTTGCAGGAGCGACCAATACGCCTCTGGCCTGCATCCTGATGGGTATTGAACTCTTCGGCGCCGAATGCGGCATCTATGTTGCCATTGCCTGTGTGGTTTCCTATCTCTTTTCCGGGCACAACAGCATTTATTCCCAGCAGAAAATCGGTTCAGAAAAAAACAGCCGGTACCGCAACGACCGTGACAAAAGCTTTTCTGACCTGTAA